From one Thunnus maccoyii chromosome 6, fThuMac1.1, whole genome shotgun sequence genomic stretch:
- the fam168a gene encoding protein FAM168A isoform X3, which translates to MNPVYSPVQPGTPYGNPKNMAFTAGYPGGYPATAPTYTPNLYQTGSPGYPPGYTPAGTPYKVPPTQSNGAPPPYTPTPTPYPTAMYPIRSAYPQQNIYAQGAYYTQPVYAAQPHVIHHTTVVQPNSIPSTALYPAPVPVPAPRNNGMAAMGMVAGTTMAMSAGTLLTTPQHAPIGAHPVTVPTYRPQGTPGYSYVPPHW; encoded by the exons ATGAATCCAGTCTACAGCCCTGTTCAGCCTGGCACCCCCTATGGAAACCCTAAGAACATGGCCTTTACAG CAGGCTATCCAGGGGGTTATCCTGCCACGGCTCCCACCTATACACCCAACCTCTATCAAACAGGCAGTCCTGGGTATCCACCAG GATATACTCCAGCAGGCACCCCATACAAAGTGCCCCCTACTCAGTCAAATGGAGCGCCCCCTCCCTACACCCCGACCCCCACCCCATACCCGACAGCTATGTACCCCATCCGCAGTGCCTACCCTCAGCAGAACATATACGCACAG GGAGCGTACTATACCCAACCAGTGTATGCGGCCCAGCCACACGTGATCCATCACACCACCGTGGTGCAGCCCAACAGCATCCCCTCCACAGCCCTGTACCCTGCCCCCGTCCCTGTACCTGCTCCTCGCAACAACGGCATGGCTGCCATGGGGATGGTAGCTGGGACAACCATGGCCATGAGTGCAG GGACCCTGCTGACAACGCCCCAGCACGCCCCGATCGGAGCACACCCAGTTACTGTGCCAACCTACAGGCCCCAAGGGACACCTGGGTACAGCTACGTACCGCCTCACTGGTAG
- the fam168a gene encoding protein FAM168A isoform X2 gives MASGHPTDKFSFMYQPDTHKSKNRLSSAMNPVYSPVQPGTPYGNPKNMAFTGYPGGYPATAPTYTPNLYQTGSPGYPPGYTPAGTPYKVPPTQSNGAPPPYTPTPTPYPTAMYPIRSAYPQQNIYAQGAYYTQPVYAAQPHVIHHTTVVQPNSIPSTALYPAPVPVPAPRNNGMAAMGMVAGTTMAMSAGTLLTTPQHAPIGAHPVTVPTYRPQGTPGYSYVPPHW, from the exons ATGGCGAGCGGGCATCCCACAGACAAATTCAGTTTCATGTATCAACCAGACACGCACAAGAG taaGAACAGGTTATCTTCAGCTATGAATCCAGTCTACAGCCCTGTTCAGCCTGGCACCCCCTATGGAAACCCTAAGAACATGGCCTTTACAG GCTATCCAGGGGGTTATCCTGCCACGGCTCCCACCTATACACCCAACCTCTATCAAACAGGCAGTCCTGGGTATCCACCAG GATATACTCCAGCAGGCACCCCATACAAAGTGCCCCCTACTCAGTCAAATGGAGCGCCCCCTCCCTACACCCCGACCCCCACCCCATACCCGACAGCTATGTACCCCATCCGCAGTGCCTACCCTCAGCAGAACATATACGCACAG GGAGCGTACTATACCCAACCAGTGTATGCGGCCCAGCCACACGTGATCCATCACACCACCGTGGTGCAGCCCAACAGCATCCCCTCCACAGCCCTGTACCCTGCCCCCGTCCCTGTACCTGCTCCTCGCAACAACGGCATGGCTGCCATGGGGATGGTAGCTGGGACAACCATGGCCATGAGTGCAG GGACCCTGCTGACAACGCCCCAGCACGCCCCGATCGGAGCACACCCAGTTACTGTGCCAACCTACAGGCCCCAAGGGACACCTGGGTACAGCTACGTACCGCCTCACTGGTAG
- the fam168a gene encoding protein FAM168A isoform X1 codes for MASGHPTDKFSFMYQPDTHKSKNRLSSAMNPVYSPVQPGTPYGNPKNMAFTAGYPGGYPATAPTYTPNLYQTGSPGYPPGYTPAGTPYKVPPTQSNGAPPPYTPTPTPYPTAMYPIRSAYPQQNIYAQGAYYTQPVYAAQPHVIHHTTVVQPNSIPSTALYPAPVPVPAPRNNGMAAMGMVAGTTMAMSAGTLLTTPQHAPIGAHPVTVPTYRPQGTPGYSYVPPHW; via the exons ATGGCGAGCGGGCATCCCACAGACAAATTCAGTTTCATGTATCAACCAGACACGCACAAGAG taaGAACAGGTTATCTTCAGCTATGAATCCAGTCTACAGCCCTGTTCAGCCTGGCACCCCCTATGGAAACCCTAAGAACATGGCCTTTACAG CAGGCTATCCAGGGGGTTATCCTGCCACGGCTCCCACCTATACACCCAACCTCTATCAAACAGGCAGTCCTGGGTATCCACCAG GATATACTCCAGCAGGCACCCCATACAAAGTGCCCCCTACTCAGTCAAATGGAGCGCCCCCTCCCTACACCCCGACCCCCACCCCATACCCGACAGCTATGTACCCCATCCGCAGTGCCTACCCTCAGCAGAACATATACGCACAG GGAGCGTACTATACCCAACCAGTGTATGCGGCCCAGCCACACGTGATCCATCACACCACCGTGGTGCAGCCCAACAGCATCCCCTCCACAGCCCTGTACCCTGCCCCCGTCCCTGTACCTGCTCCTCGCAACAACGGCATGGCTGCCATGGGGATGGTAGCTGGGACAACCATGGCCATGAGTGCAG GGACCCTGCTGACAACGCCCCAGCACGCCCCGATCGGAGCACACCCAGTTACTGTGCCAACCTACAGGCCCCAAGGGACACCTGGGTACAGCTACGTACCGCCTCACTGGTAG